In Biomphalaria glabrata chromosome 11, xgBioGlab47.1, whole genome shotgun sequence, the following proteins share a genomic window:
- the LOC106052396 gene encoding uncharacterized protein LOC106052396, with product MGTLEWVFILCLASITRIFCQETCVTFQSGVFSSNKMTTTRGFMHCEISLPCTQTDVVKVMALEIYSLPATRLARLDETQKVDITGLASTLDLGGMGSIKRNGTSAFSVQFNTDTLKNGDTFQCRAVVRSKGNKVVNISVETSLALPSVCATEPTPIKAPVSELKDLIMDVNPLDYDRHQYYLSEIRGLSSDKANKFCESQGGYLVEINDEDEFVAIVNFLKDKNIDDYASVYIGGTDAAEESKWVFQHSNKEVDFFKWDAGEPNNLGGEDCMVLRNIPSGIAMNDISCKGKLGAPMFMCEFDLAGNA from the exons ATGGGGACTCTTGAATGGGTTTTTATTCTTTGTCTAGCCTCAATAACGCGAATCTTTTGCCAAG AGACATGTGTTACTTTCCAAAGTGGCGTTTTTTCAAGTAACAAAATGACGACAACAAGAGGATTTATGCACTGTGAGATTAGTCTTCCCTGTACACAGACGGACGTTGTTAAGGTGATGGCCTTGGAAATATACTCTCTACCCGCCACGCGTCTGGCAAGACTGGATGAGACACAAAAAGTGGATATCACAGGGCTCGCAAGTACTCTCGACCTGGGAGGTATGGGAAGCATTAAAAGAAACGGCACTTCAGCTTTCTCAGTACAGTTTAACACGGACACATTGAAGAATGGCGACACCTTTCAGTGCAGGGCTGTCGTCAGAAGCAAAGGAAATAAGGTTGTTAACATTTCAGTTGAAACTAGTCTAGCGCTACCAAGTGTCTGCGCCACAGAGCCGACCCCGATAAAAGCTCCGGTATCCGAGCTCAAAGATCTGATTATGGATGTCAACCCACTGGACTACGATCGGCATCAGTACTACCTATCTGAGATTCGAGGACTTAGCAGCGATAAGGCGAATAAGTTCTGTGAGTCCCAAGGTGGTTACTTGGTCGAGATTAACGACGAAGATGAGTTTGTAGCAATCGTCAATTTCTTGAAGGACAAAAATATCGATGACTATGCCAGCGTTTACATAGGAGGCACTGACGCCGCCGAGGAATCAAAGTGGGTATTTCAGCACAGCAACAAGGAAGTGGACTTCTTCAAATGGGACGCAGGCGAACCTAACAATCTGGGAGGCGAGGATTGCATGGTGCTGAGGAATATCCCATCAGGCATTGCTATGAATGACATTTCGTGCAAGGGCAAGCTGGGGGCCCCGATGTTTATGTGTGAATTTGATCTCGCTGGAAATGCTTAA